From the Leptospira andrefontaineae genome, the window TGAAAAATGGGGATACTCATCGCATTGTTCCCGACAGCTGCAAGAAAAGCTGCCTTGGCTGCTAAAGCACTTTGACTAGGCGGTTCAATACTCTTTGTACATTCGTACAATGCGTTTGCCCACCCGTTCTTAGCCGCGTCCTTTGCCTCTTGCTCATTCTGCACATCCCCCTGATAGTGGACGGATTTCGGGTTCGCAAACTTCTCGAGTTCCGACTTTGCACCTGACGCGGAAATCATGGGTGTAGACCTGGAATCCTTGAAACAGTTGGTCCCATGACAGTCATATACCCATCTGTTTTGGCGGACCTTCCAGACGGTTGAAACTTTACATCCATCGCATCTTTTACGATAATACCTTCGTCCGTGATCTCTATCGAGTTTGGGGCGGAACCAATATTGAGAATAAACTTGTCCAATTTTTGGCGGAACTTTGTATCTCCGAACTCAAGGACAATTTCCTTTTCGCTCTTATCAAAGTAAATAGCAGTAAGGTCGTCTCCGTCCTTATACTCGAAGAGTACCTTTAGATCCTCGCCGCTCTTTTTGAAGACGTACTCCATCGGATCAAAACCTTTGTAGAATACTCTGTCTGGAGTTTTGTCCGGAAAATAGATAGTGACCACGTCTCCGACGTCAGGTGGGGAATTGGAATACTGCAGACAACCAGGGAATGCAGGAAGCCAGAACTGGGAATCGGATTCACTTTTGCCTGGATTTCGGACCTCACAGAAGACGCGAATCATTGAGCGATTCGTTCCGGACTCAGTGACTTCCTTCACCTTCGCGGGATGTTCTTGGAAAAAGAAGATCTGTTCGTTAAGAATTTGTCTTACCATTCCCCGTAAGTCTCCAAAGATTTCTTCAGTTCTACTCATCTTTTCATCACCAAGTCTTGAGAGACACCGCCACCATCATGTTTCCACTTACTTTTCGCGAGTCTCCAGAGCGCATTCTTCCCAGATTTTCGATATGATTTAATCTCTGGCGGGATCACACTCTCCCCGGTGTCATTTTTCGGACCGATCCAACATCTATCTCCAATTTGGAACACTGGATCCGGTACTACCGGAGCTTCAAAGGACCAGCCCATTTGTTCCGGCGCAGTCGTAAATGTCTTCACATCGAAATACTTATCGAAAGGAGGTTTGATTTTATCATCGTCCATGAAGTCTTCAAAGGATGCGCTCTGAACCATAACGTTCAATCGAAGTGCCTCTGCTGGCGAAACGGACCGGAGTGCCTTCCGAACTTTATCCGTATTTAGGACATATTGAGTCGTCTTTTCAGTCTCGGACGAAGTAAAGGTGGCCACAAGTTTCCCGTCTGCATCCTTAGAAATGGACGCAGATGATCCCATGGAGCTCCCAGTTCCTAGATCATACTTTGGAGATTCTAAAAGGTTACTCTGATTGTTTCCATAATCAAAATAATGGTAGTTTCCGGTTTGCCCCTTAATCTTTGTGAACCCTTTGTCGAGTAAGTCCAGAGTTTGGGAAAAAATTAGGATAAGGCTTCCTTTGTCGTTTAGGCATTGGATTAGAATACATCCGAACTTTAGAGCCAGTCTTAAAAGGAATTCGTGATTTGTTTCGTTGCTTTGGATAAGGCATCGCTTAGGATTAATCTCCGTCGATTTTTCAGGAAAGGAAACAATGGAATCCGAATATCCCATCTCTTCCGCTCGGGCTCTAATGATGCTTTCATAAGTACCGGATTCGAATGTCTTAGTGAGTTTGGCTCGAGTCTCCAATTTTGTTGCTCTAAGGACAACTGTCCTGAAATGCTTTCCACCAGAGAAAAACCCGTTCGAAGTGATAACGGTTGCCGTGACTGGACCTCTGATTGTGGAGGACGTGATTTCATCACTTCCTAAACTAAATATCCCTAATAGACTCCCCTCGTTTTTTATTCCCCACTTTATCTTTAGTTTTTGTCCGCGTCTGCAGGCTTTCGAGGTGATCCCTATATCATCCCTTACCGTAAAAGTGATAATTGTATTTGAGTATTCTTCCTCCTCAACTTCAAAGGAAAGAGTCGCCCTAGTAAGATCGTTTTGAGTGGAGCTCAAGTCCTCATCCGAAAACTGAAATAACAGATCAGTATGCTGAATGTGGAAAAAATATTTTCTATCGTAACCGATGAGTCTCATGCCGGTATAACCAACTTTCTCAGCTTGTTTATATCGAAATCGTACTCGGATAGAATTCCCGAATTCGCCTCACAGAGTTTTTGGAACTCCTCGTAAGTTTCCATTTCTTCGCGAGCGATCAGATCCAAGTCCCTGCCGTCTACGTCGACGTCTTTCCTCTTGAGGACTGGATCCGGAACGTGGCGAATCCGCATGGTAACTCCCTCCCCCGTTAGAGGATCGACATATTTCTTTGGTTCAACTTTACTCCATTCGAGCATTAAAAAGAACTCCCGATCTTTTGAGCGGTATTGACGAGTCCACCTATCGACTTCATAACATTGTAGGCTTTGTACAATGAGGAATCTTCGAGGTATCGCATCACGAACGTGACCTCTGTGAACTGGGATATACCATTCCTGTTCGTAAAATCTCGCCGATGGTTGAACTTGCAATCCTCAACGACTACTGGAAGCGGTGGCCTATGGGTTCCCCATCCTGAATAGATGCAAGTCGGGTTTGTCTTCCATTGTGCTTCGGATGAAAATGATAAATCGAATGGTTGCGATCGAACTCGTTCAACGTCGTAAAGATCAAACATGTTCCCGGTCTCGTTGTCGATGTTCATAATCGGAACAGTCAGGGTAATTTTTGTATTATCGTTGCGAACATGGCTGAATGGAGAATAGTTCAATCCGGGAATGTTGTAGTCATTGTAGACGGATTTCTTTTCATCCGATATGTCCCCGGGCAAGAGTCTATTCGTGATCAACGCTCCGGAGATAAGATCTAACCCAAGCCCCTTTGGAAGAACCAATATCCACCAGTTGTTTGTCTTTTTCCTAGGCATGATTCTTACGCTGTCTTTAGATTAGAGTTCTTGTATGCTTGTTTAAGATTGAACTCTGGTTTTTGCGCCTTGATGATCGCCATGATCTCGTTTGCAGCTGCTAAGGGATCAGTTGCCTTTATCTCAAAATGCATCTGCCTTTCATCTTTATAGATGATCTCCTGCGCCTGCCCGCCTCCCCCGCTTGCTTGCAATGCCGGTCTCAGTTTTTCATTAGAAATAATTCTTCCAGAAGTTCCAGGAATCATCAATTCCGGACCCTTCTCTCCGACGATAATCGGATTATTTGCGGGAAAGGTTCCGCCGGAAGCAAAGCCCGGAATCTTCCTTGCACCTTCTCCAGAAAAGGATGAATCACCGGAGATTCGGTCTAAGAGTCCTTTCAAAGGTTCGAAGAATTCCTTAATTTTGGAAACAAAAGACTCGAACTTTGATGAGATCGCATCCCAGGCACCTGAAAAAATATTCGAGAACCATGTTCCGATTCCTTTAAGCCATTCCTTGAAAGAGTTAAATTTTCCAATCACCCAATTTACCGCATTCTCCCATCCTCTCTTAAAGAGATCGGCAACGGCATTGTTACTAAAGACATCCCATAGCGTTTTTCCTAAGTCGATGATTGCCTTCTTAGGATTGATGAACACCGTTGCGAGGAAACGTACGAGTGCAATTAGAATGCGTAGCGGAGCAATAACAGCGAAGCCCAAAGTCTTACCAAGGAATCGGAATGTATCTCCAATCCAAGAGAAGTCTCCGTCTGCCTTGAAATCCTTAAAGAGTAATGCGAGCTCCTCAATCATCATGTTGAACTCTTCCGCCATCGGAAGAACCTGAGATTTAAAACCTTCCCAGAAGCCCATAATAAAAGGTTCCACGACATTTTTCCAAAGCCATCCGATTGTTGCACCGATGCCTTTTAAAATCGGTGTCAGAAGAATCTCTAAGAATGCGAATAGGAAAGCAATTTTAAGCATAAGGAAATTCATATAGTCAATGAATCCTTTAAGCGTAGCCTTTCCTCCCCCTGCAATTGATTTCCAAAGACTATTCCAACCGGTTTCGAGGAGATTCAGGACGCTCCGAGCAACAGAGAAAACTATTCGAAAAAGAGATACAAGGATCGTTCCGAGTTGAACGAAGACGATCCGATTGTTACGGACCCAAGAGAACATTTGCTGGAACAAAGGCATTAACTCTTTTGCAAGTGGGTAAATGAGGTTCGCAGAGATCACCTTCCCTGCCATGTCTAAACCTTGGAATATGAAAGGCATCTGCTCACGAAGCGCCCCGAGACCAGAGGTTAATAGTCCTACGCCGGCGTTGTAAATTGCCATTCCCTTAGCAACGGCAAAAGCACCAACGCCACCGCCTTCCTTTTTCTTATCTTTTTTTTCGTCTGTGTCCTTTTTTGCGTCAGTTCCGATGGATTTAAAAGCTGCTCGCAACTTCTTGAATTTATCCATTGTATAGTTGAAAAAGTCGGTGATCCCTTCTTTGGGAAACTTGGAGTAATACTTTACGTAAGTTTTATAATCTTCGAATGAGGTACGAAGTTTCGCACGCACTGACTCCATTTTCTTTCCCATGTAATCGAATCCTTGGGAAAAAAGTTTCTGCGATTTTATAGCAGAGGCAAGATCGTAGATGTATCGTATTCCGATTGTATCCATTTACTTTTTATTCTCCGCTCTCGCTGCCTCCGCTCGTGCCTGCCTATCTAAAAGGATCTGAATTAGTAACGAATATTCATCCCACCGCATTCCGAAGATTTCTTCTTTCCGAAGTGTTCCGGATACTGCCTCAGATATTGCGACGAATTCCTCCCATAGGATCTCTTCTGAAAAATCTAGATTCTGTAGTCCAAGGACATACCAATCCCATACTAACCACGCCCTTTCCCCGATATGCTCCCCGACGTTTTTGGTCGGAGAGCGGAGGCGAAAAAATTTGGGAACGGCACATCGAACTCGTAGTCAGTTCTACATCCTTGACAAATCAATCTGGTCGCTTGTAACCCAACTGCAGTAAGTTCCGCATAGATGGAATCATAGTAGTAGATGGAATTTAAAGCAAAGAGGTCTTGCTCGGTATTTCTGAACTTGTTTTTGATATCTTGGACGGTTTCGAACTCTCTCTCATCCTTCCCATCCCAAGCGAAATCTGCATCAATGAGGATCTCAAAATATAACTTGTTGTTGAACTCGAAATTATCTTTTGCCTTCTTGGAAATCATGATCATGTCCTCTAGGGTGTGATCCCTAAACGTCATGGTTAAGATCTTGAGCTTCCCATCTGGGCGCGAGATAACCTTCAAGGTTTCGAGTCGAAGCTTATAGTCTTCGTCGGACTCATTTGCGTATTTCTCACCTACGAGTTTCCTGCGAAGTTCCGGATCTTTTGGAACCTCGATTTTGATGGTCCGATCAAGATCATCTGAATATTTTGTGACGATCGTGGTAAGATCGATTCGATCATCCTCGGCATCCTTCTTCTTATGGATGTTTTGGGTTTCACAAAATCTGCAGACAGAAGTTCCTTCAAAATATCGTGCAAGATTTGAAGCACTGGTGAAGATTTCTTTCATCAACGCCTCGGCAGATCTCCAAGGAATTTTCTTAATATCCTCGATTGGTTTACCATCAACTGTAACACAATCGCTGAGAATAATTAGCACTGCGGAAAAGATCTTTCCCGCCTGTGCCTCAGATCGTGCCTTTGCGATCGATCCTGGTGAAGGATTCGAAAGGTCTACTTCGGTGTGTCCGTTGAATGGTATTGCTAATCGAGTCATTATCTTAACTTATATGCGATTCTTCTTGGGAGAATGGTAGCTACGTACTTTCCTGCAGTAGGAGAAGCTTTCTCACCGCCTGGATAGTTGTTTGGTCCGATACCGCACTTGCCAAGGTCGAAGACAGCAACAAAGCAACTCGGATCGAATGGATCCGCGGTTGCATCTGTTTCGATAACGGTTACTTGGCGTTCGTCCCCCGCTGCTATCCACTCTTCACCTTTCCAATGTGCGGAGTTAGGGCTCTTGGTTCTGTTGAACTCAAACTCTAACGGCTCAAGCTTGTTCATACCTGTGGCGACGGGAAAGATGTACTTCTCGTCGTTCGCCACTTCAACAGTCTGCATGTCCTTTTTGAAATCAGGCCATTTAACGCAGTCCTCCCAAAGAACTCCGTTCACGAATACGAACCTATGCGATCCAAAATACTTTTCTTGGCTCATTATTGTCCTCGGTTAGTAAAGATTTGAACTGCGGTGGAAACTTTGATTCGAAGTGATTTCCGTAAACTATACGGAATCCATTCAGGCCAGAGATCCGCATCCCCTTGCGCGAATTGAGCAGGCGGGTTGTTGAATCGGTCTGCACGTGTTCCCGCTACATCGTACCAATTCAATTTTTTTCCGTCGTCGTCCTCGCTGCGGAAAGCACCGGTTTCCTGGTCAATGCAGAAAGGTGCGAAAGATCCTTCAAACATTGGTTTGAGGACTTCCTCATCTATTCGCCTTGCGTCTCTTTGAAGAAGTGCAAATTTGTTTGGAGTGTTCTCGGTTCTCCGCAGGTTTAACTCTGAGGTAAACTTGATCAACTGGTTGATAGCATGAATGTGTAGATCTCGAACTAGATAGTCCTCCGAAGGAGAACGGAAGTTTCTTAGGAGAACTCCTCTAACACCTTCCTTCTTGTTCACGATGTTCACTCCGGCGTTATAAAGATCAGTTCTGATCTGATCAGTCCAAGAATCCTCTGGGCGAGCAGCAGGACCGTCTAAATAACCACTCATGAAGAATCTTTCTTCCGCAGGTGCTCTATGAACGAAACCGGAATAGATTACTTTGATCCAGTTGCCTAAGACTCCTCCGCAAACAGGAATGAGTTTTACCGGATCGGAACCATCACCAACCGGATCAGATACGTATCTCCATCCGTAGAATTCGCCAAACTGAACCC encodes:
- a CDS encoding late control protein; the encoded protein is MRLIGYDRKYFFHIQHTDLLFQFSDEDLSSTQNDLTRATLSFEVEEEEYSNTIITFTVRDDIGITSKACRRGQKLKIKWGIKNEGSLLGIFSLGSDEITSSTIRGPVTATVITSNGFFSGGKHFRTVVLRATKLETRAKLTKTFESGTYESIIRARAEEMGYSDSIVSFPEKSTEINPKRCLIQSNETNHEFLLRLALKFGCILIQCLNDKGSLILIFSQTLDLLDKGFTKIKGQTGNYHYFDYGNNQSNLLESPKYDLGTGSSMGSSASISKDADGKLVATFTSSETEKTTQYVLNTDKVRKALRSVSPAEALRLNVMVQSASFEDFMDDDKIKPPFDKYFDVKTFTTAPEQMGWSFEAPVVPDPVFQIGDRCWIGPKNDTGESVIPPEIKSYRKSGKNALWRLAKSKWKHDGGGVSQDLVMKR